A single window of uncultured Methanospirillum sp. DNA harbors:
- a CDS encoding methylated-DNA--[protein]-cysteine S-methyltransferase → MSEGSCRLGLWYVNVSWDGEIVHRIRFQRTGIPGPVPKVITRYLAGKATTFEPLVSLLPDQPGTYGCIYKAVQAIPYGSVQTYGEIARQADTSPRAVGLAMSRNITPLLVPCHRVVASQGLGGFTPDIWIKEELLRIEGATIKRLARQGPGIQEHE, encoded by the coding sequence GTGAGCGAGGGCTCGTGCCGGTTAGGGCTCTGGTACGTCAATGTCTCGTGGGATGGCGAGATTGTACACAGGATCCGGTTTCAGCGTACAGGTATTCCTGGCCCGGTCCCTAAGGTCATCACCCGGTATCTCGCAGGAAAAGCAACAACTTTTGAACCTCTTGTCTCTCTTCTGCCTGACCAGCCTGGTACATATGGTTGCATCTACAAAGCGGTGCAGGCTATCCCGTATGGATCGGTGCAGACGTATGGAGAGATTGCACGGCAGGCAGATACCAGTCCCCGTGCTGTAGGGCTTGCCATGAGCAGAAACATAACCCCGCTTCTTGTCCCCTGCCATCGCGTGGTAGCCTCACAAGGGCTTGGTGGTTTTACTCCTGATATCTGGATTAAGGAGGAACTACTTCGGATTGAAGGTGCAACGATCAAGAGGCTTGCACGGCAGGGTCCCGGTATACAGGAGCATGAGTGA
- the ercA gene encoding alcohol dehydrogenase-like regulatory protein ErcA, translated as MADPSVFELRKFVAPEIVYGNGARLLAGRFASIFQAETVLVVTDQGVISSGITADVLQSLEEAGIRYSVFSDVQPNPRAESVMEGALIYKENHCTGIIAVGGGSPIDCAKGIGIVSSNNRHILEFEGVDKVEIPAPPLICIPTTSGSSADVSQFAIISDQDRKVKIAIISKTLVPDVALIDPATLLTLDRDLTLHTVLDALTHAVEAYVSNAHSSITDIHALEAIRLIWSYLPLVMQEPANLELRAYTMLASMHAGLAFSNASLGAVHAMAHSLGGFLDLPHGMCNALLLPSVIHYNYPGAAERYDTIGRLMEIDMTGSSGEARMSSLLSGLSDFYKTVGFSGTLSGVGVHKSHLADLTEKAIVDACMVTNPRRIEREDLLRIYESAL; from the coding sequence ATGGCCGATCCTTCAGTCTTTGAACTGAGAAAGTTCGTAGCTCCGGAGATCGTGTACGGAAACGGGGCACGACTTCTGGCTGGCAGGTTTGCCTCTATATTTCAGGCAGAGACCGTCCTGGTAGTCACAGATCAGGGTGTCATCAGTTCAGGCATTACTGCTGATGTCCTTCAGAGTCTTGAAGAGGCCGGTATCAGGTACTCAGTCTTCTCTGATGTCCAGCCAAATCCACGTGCAGAATCTGTCATGGAAGGAGCACTGATTTACAAGGAGAATCACTGCACCGGAATCATCGCGGTGGGTGGTGGCTCGCCCATCGACTGTGCGAAAGGTATTGGCATTGTCAGTTCAAACAACAGGCACATTCTGGAGTTTGAAGGAGTTGACAAGGTTGAGATTCCTGCACCACCACTCATCTGTATTCCGACGACCTCAGGGAGCAGTGCCGATGTCTCTCAGTTTGCCATCATCTCTGATCAGGATCGGAAGGTGAAGATAGCGATCATCTCTAAAACCCTGGTGCCTGATGTTGCACTGATCGATCCTGCCACACTCCTGACGCTTGACCGTGACCTGACGCTTCACACTGTCCTTGACGCCCTGACCCATGCAGTTGAGGCGTATGTCTCAAATGCTCATTCTTCGATCACAGATATTCATGCCCTTGAGGCAATCAGACTGATCTGGTCATACCTACCGCTTGTTATGCAGGAGCCTGCAAACCTCGAGTTACGTGCCTACACCATGCTTGCAAGTATGCATGCAGGCCTTGCCTTCTCGAATGCAAGCCTGGGTGCCGTGCATGCGATGGCTCACAGTCTTGGCGGGTTTCTGGATCTGCCCCATGGCATGTGTAATGCCTTGCTTTTGCCGTCAGTGATCCACTATAACTATCCCGGAGCAGCGGAGCGGTATGACACTATCGGTAGGCTGATGGAGATTGATATGACCGGAAGCTCAGGGGAAGCACGAATGAGTTCTCTTCTCTCCGGCCTATCAGATTTCTATAAAACCGTAGGATTCTCAGGCACCCTCTCCGGTGTCGGTGTGCATAAATCCCATCTTGCAGATCTGACCGAAAAAGCGATAGTGGATGCCTGCATGGTTACCAATCCCCGCAGGATCGAACGTGAAGATCTGCTAAGAATTTATGAGTCAGCACTCTGA
- a CDS encoding DNA-deoxyinosine glycosylase, with protein MSQHSDRLVGLEPVVDAACRVLIVGSFPSALSLQAGQYYANPHNDFWRIMEVVTCIPTGISYHTRLSYLLSQGIGLWDVVSSCTRTGSADAAIRDPEPAAIGSLLIHYPGISAIFCNGRRAEAGLDQALMQGSDNEKRAVHIGYLPSSSPAHAVRFEEKCRSWMVLKEYINP; from the coding sequence ATGAGTCAGCACTCTGACCGGCTTGTCGGTCTTGAACCGGTTGTTGATGCAGCCTGCCGGGTTTTGATAGTCGGAAGTTTCCCGTCTGCCCTCTCACTTCAGGCTGGTCAGTACTACGCGAATCCCCACAATGACTTCTGGAGGATCATGGAGGTTGTGACCTGTATACCCACCGGTATTTCCTACCACACCCGGCTCTCCTATCTTCTCTCCCAAGGTATTGGTCTGTGGGACGTGGTAAGTTCATGCACCCGAACAGGGAGTGCGGACGCAGCCATCAGAGATCCTGAACCGGCCGCCATTGGTTCACTCCTGATCCACTATCCTGGCATCAGCGCCATTTTCTGTAATGGAAGGCGTGCGGAAGCAGGGCTTGACCAGGCTCTGATGCAGGGTTCTGACAACGAAAAAAGAGCAGTGCACATTGGATACCTCCCGTCCAGCAGTCCTGCACATGCTGTCCGGTTTGAAGAGAAGTGCCGGTCATGGATGGTACTTAAAGAGTATATCAATCCCTGA
- a CDS encoding protein-glutamate O-methyltransferase CheR codes for MEKKLPTPVFPQISVPQVSEKGLPELIQDVQKRLKIQLTNYKQDYIKRRMLSRMNSTRSKDFVEYHQYLRTHPEEEEKLRNALTINVTKFFRDLEVFDLVKKEIFPAILKDKRNIKIWSAGCSSGEEPYTYAIILYELGKTGPAYNGAIIATDIDEEMLKKAKIGAYEKNALENMTETQITKHFDKKEDGKFYIKDHIKQVVRFQAHDLMMSGPVSRMIDMVSCRNVTIYFNEQQKKDLVKLVHESLGKDGFYIMGMSEYMAKDVEHLFKPYKPMLKVFQKTE; via the coding sequence ATGGAAAAAAAACTCCCAACCCCGGTTTTTCCCCAGATATCAGTACCCCAGGTAAGTGAAAAAGGGCTGCCCGAACTGATACAGGACGTCCAGAAGCGCCTGAAGATTCAGCTGACAAATTACAAACAGGACTACATCAAACGACGAATGCTCTCGCGTATGAACTCAACGAGATCAAAAGATTTTGTTGAGTATCACCAGTATCTTCGTACTCACCCTGAAGAAGAAGAGAAACTCAGAAACGCCCTGACCATCAATGTCACCAAGTTCTTCCGTGATCTGGAAGTCTTCGATCTGGTAAAAAAAGAGATATTTCCGGCAATTCTGAAAGACAAACGAAATATAAAGATCTGGAGTGCCGGATGCTCGTCAGGTGAAGAACCATACACCTATGCCATCATTCTCTATGAACTCGGGAAGACCGGTCCTGCATACAATGGGGCTATTATTGCCACTGACATCGACGAAGAGATGCTCAAGAAGGCAAAAATCGGGGCATACGAGAAGAATGCCCTGGAAAATATGACCGAAACGCAGATAACGAAACATTTTGACAAGAAGGAGGATGGAAAATTCTACATAAAGGATCATATCAAGCAGGTGGTCAGGTTCCAGGCCCATGACCTGATGATGTCTGGTCCGGTATCAAGAATGATAGATATGGTCTCATGCAGGAATGTTACCATCTACTTCAACGAGCAGCAGAAGAAAGATCTCGTGAAACTCGTGCATGAGAGCCTCGGCAAAGACGGTTTTTATATCATGGGGATGTCAGAGTACATGGCAAAAGACGTTGAGCACCTCTTCAAACCATACAAGCCGATGCTGAAGGTATTTCAGAAGACTGAATAA
- a CDS encoding AAA family ATPase has product MTVTAFAHHKGGTGKTTTCLQAAGFLVKSGRRVLVIDTDPQANATLGLGIHPDTPAHNIYHYYSSQSSPDAEPIPLANLIIRTISNIDLIPSHLDLVGAEPLLYQNPDRYEILARDIVSLKERYDHILIDTPPFLGQFLLNGLIAADRTVIVFSPDSFALNGYENIRMILTDIEEILNKKIQIRMAVLNRWSLPVPEESFFSKFSARFKRQTGKPEQADEIKQILEEQMKREVGTVIQVPDSLQVGLSNRRGMPLAFSNPDDPAAKAFEQVAQALDQG; this is encoded by the coding sequence ATAACGGTCACAGCGTTTGCTCATCATAAAGGAGGAACCGGAAAGACCACAACCTGCCTTCAGGCTGCGGGATTTCTGGTAAAGTCAGGTCGCCGGGTTCTGGTAATTGACACCGATCCCCAGGCCAATGCTACCCTCGGGCTTGGGATTCATCCTGACACACCGGCTCATAATATCTACCACTATTACTCTTCACAGAGCAGCCCTGATGCCGAGCCGATTCCGCTTGCCAACCTGATCATCCGCACAATATCCAATATCGATCTCATCCCCTCTCATCTGGATCTGGTTGGTGCAGAACCCCTGCTTTACCAGAACCCTGACCGGTACGAAATTCTCGCCAGAGATATCGTATCCCTAAAGGAGCGGTATGATCACATCCTGATAGATACACCTCCGTTTCTGGGCCAGTTTCTCCTGAACGGACTTATTGCAGCGGACAGAACCGTGATTGTCTTCTCACCAGACAGTTTTGCCCTGAACGGGTACGAGAACATCAGGATGATCCTGACCGACATCGAAGAGATACTGAATAAGAAGATCCAGATCAGGATGGCTGTGCTCAACAGGTGGAGTCTCCCGGTACCTGAAGAATCATTCTTCTCAAAATTCTCTGCCCGATTTAAAAGACAAACTGGAAAGCCTGAACAGGCAGATGAGATAAAACAGATCCTTGAGGAACAGATGAAACGTGAAGTGGGCACGGTAATTCAGGTTCCTGATAGTCTTCAGGTGGGATTGTCAAACAGACGGGGAATGCCGCTTGCGTTTTCAAATCCTGATGATCCTGCTGCAAAGGCATTCGAACAGGTGGCGCAGGCTCTGGATCAGGGGTGA
- a CDS encoding chemotaxis protein CheW: protein MTEEQKMNRSGRRALFTGAGVSVPQMESIPVSEVTEVVRKISEAEDSAPLEIPAVFEPIVSRLITLVKAINQQKAENADLQSRLLLKSEQISGLQTENIQLSSERESYLNDLITSHTEFDRALEIFQYHDVPMVLTGSDRSLYDANNAFCTLFSIARSSITTSHPPLSTYFPDDLIITGPDNETYSIVTLTPPVVPFDHEAISLVILVKTTKPLEPAVAELTTEAEIENTFQVPADEQQDIPEPLPTKVDAPSPALLAFEHFPIPAVVVDQYRTITACNQAFCSLVGRGKENLYLRDIGSCGIRYQDAENIVAVLNAPAPGQTEALITRPDGSEEEVFFGITPVGVSEDEPLLLIAGVPIIDDQEPEPEETETTALPSASTIDLMLRMLLDLNPAAAALLDKHARVMHANEGFTELTGISPADLTGTDVRDIGVTVPDAVLLQDATDVQFLPDVIRLETTWGVQENSGMVVPVGASGTGVSVILILQPITQSDEKTGYSQTETKAQPEKPAQPEEERSAVQASDTSSANCLSDINDLPVPVLETDMTGSIVRVNESFCKIAGTGSEFFTGQMRQKIMVFEPPGIVHASFPSGEFWFREAVGTNNGEEAGQKFWYLDVTTEHTRINSLEKKILSLESELKLIREEQGISTVSSQIDSTEQIDIVEFELNEDRYAIDITMVREVVEIQPITPLPRTPPYVIGIINLRGEVTHVIDLAILLGQRSRSDRSGQKIIIIPSDVTGGEHVGIIVDNVQSVTEIMGRHVSMLGDDIATQIKTHIKGIIKITHDDVLEKRSEVSQETTLIIWLDIQKILHDIQGCS from the coding sequence ATGACAGAGGAACAGAAGATGAACCGTTCGGGCCGCCGGGCCCTGTTCACCGGGGCTGGAGTTTCAGTGCCCCAGATGGAATCCATTCCGGTATCAGAAGTAACCGAGGTTGTCAGGAAGATTAGTGAAGCCGAGGATTCTGCACCTCTTGAGATACCAGCAGTCTTTGAACCAATTGTCTCCCGGCTTATCACGCTGGTAAAGGCCATCAACCAGCAGAAGGCAGAGAATGCAGACCTTCAGTCAAGACTGCTGCTTAAGAGTGAACAGATATCCGGCCTGCAGACCGAGAATATTCAGCTCTCTTCAGAACGTGAGTCATATCTCAATGATCTGATCACCTCCCATACCGAGTTTGACAGGGCACTTGAGATCTTTCAGTACCACGACGTTCCGATGGTACTCACCGGCTCTGATCGGAGCTTATACGATGCAAACAATGCCTTCTGTACCCTCTTCTCAATAGCCCGCAGCAGTATCACCACATCACACCCTCCACTCAGTACCTATTTCCCTGACGATCTGATCATAACAGGACCTGATAACGAAACATACTCAATCGTTACCTTAACTCCTCCCGTGGTCCCATTCGACCACGAAGCGATATCTCTCGTTATCCTTGTAAAAACAACGAAGCCCCTGGAACCGGCAGTAGCAGAGTTAACAACAGAGGCAGAGATAGAGAATACATTCCAGGTACCGGCTGATGAGCAGCAGGATATCCCTGAACCTCTGCCGACTAAAGTGGATGCACCGAGCCCTGCCTTGCTGGCATTTGAACACTTCCCGATTCCGGCAGTTGTTGTTGATCAGTACCGCACCATTACAGCCTGCAATCAGGCATTCTGTTCTCTTGTTGGCAGAGGGAAAGAGAACCTATATCTCCGTGATATCGGTAGTTGCGGCATCAGATACCAGGATGCAGAGAATATCGTAGCAGTGCTGAATGCTCCTGCACCAGGCCAGACAGAAGCGCTGATAACCCGTCCTGATGGAAGCGAAGAAGAAGTCTTCTTTGGAATTACCCCAGTGGGAGTCTCTGAAGACGAACCCCTTCTTCTGATTGCAGGGGTTCCGATAATTGATGATCAGGAACCTGAGCCTGAAGAGACGGAAACTACAGCTCTGCCATCAGCATCCACAATTGATCTGATGCTCAGGATGCTGCTGGACCTGAACCCTGCGGCAGCAGCACTTCTGGACAAGCATGCACGGGTGATGCATGCAAACGAAGGATTCACCGAGCTGACAGGAATCAGTCCGGCTGATCTTACCGGAACAGATGTTCGTGATATCGGTGTGACTGTCCCTGATGCAGTCCTCCTGCAGGACGCAACAGATGTGCAGTTCCTCCCCGATGTCATCAGACTCGAAACCACATGGGGAGTCCAGGAGAACTCAGGGATGGTTGTACCGGTCGGAGCATCAGGTACCGGAGTCTCAGTCATCCTAATCCTGCAACCGATCACTCAGTCAGATGAGAAGACCGGATATTCTCAAACAGAAACCAAGGCACAGCCAGAGAAACCTGCACAACCAGAAGAAGAGAGGTCGGCAGTCCAGGCATCTGATACCAGTTCTGCAAACTGCCTTTCTGATATCAATGATCTTCCTGTCCCGGTGCTTGAGACAGATATGACCGGGTCGATTGTAAGAGTTAATGAGAGTTTCTGTAAAATTGCCGGTACCGGGTCAGAATTTTTTACCGGGCAGATGAGGCAGAAAATCATGGTCTTTGAACCTCCGGGTATCGTGCATGCATCATTTCCCTCAGGCGAGTTCTGGTTCAGGGAGGCAGTCGGGACAAACAACGGGGAAGAAGCAGGTCAGAAGTTCTGGTACCTCGATGTCACCACTGAACACACCAGGATCAATTCGTTAGAGAAGAAGATCCTGTCCCTTGAGAGTGAACTGAAATTAATAAGAGAAGAGCAGGGAATCAGTACAGTATCAAGTCAGATTGATTCGACCGAGCAGATAGATATCGTTGAGTTCGAACTGAACGAAGACCGGTATGCAATAGATATCACTATGGTCAGGGAGGTAGTTGAGATTCAGCCAATTACTCCGCTTCCAAGGACCCCTCCGTATGTAATAGGGATCATCAATCTGAGAGGAGAAGTGACCCATGTGATTGATCTGGCAATACTGCTCGGGCAACGGTCACGCAGTGACCGGTCAGGGCAGAAGATCATCATCATTCCGTCGGATGTAACAGGAGGGGAACATGTCGGCATCATCGTGGATAATGTCCAGAGTGTCACCGAGATCATGGGAAGGCATGTCTCAATGCTTGGTGACGACATCGCAACACAGATTAAGACCCACATCAAAGGGATCATAAAAATAACCCACGATGATGTTCTTGAGAAACGTAGTGAAGTCAGCCAGGAGACAACGCTCATTATCTGGCTTGACATCCAGAAGATACTGCATGACATTCAGGGATGTTCCTGA
- a CDS encoding ATP-dependent DNA helicase — MTQLDRWFPYPAYRPGQEDMLNEAAACARSGGVLLIDAPTGSGKSSVVSSLLAERGDRLVVVAVRTISQMTTYIRELDLIRRKQPGLKYSYLVGKGSLCPLGGVGDIYRKCEAVKAFSTSLIKERADRGAMDPSKDPYILQQIKKNDPDHPLLCPFFIRSKTAVYSEKSGNIKIIPSESCRRKAEIISSKGVEPGCIGDLCEGLCPYEVMVQASQHVDLLVLNYHHLFDDQIREQLYLNLQREPAEIMLLIDEAHNCGDVMQDILSVSVDQQALEAAEREIGTLKKEMKNLEAIRHLIPQVNRFIDGLKRSMEAEDWFDPAIFSRMVLRESFYNSLEEVVDQLMEVSDVVKEASTKKGDYKATGIERLTMFLSRLTLSLRNPSYLTVYQKEQGKIILKAQNIDPAPALSALAKEHSCMILISGTLTPLSSYQQLYFRTLTDNVPVQRFQLPNSFPKKNRLILGANDITSAFSMRQNKEHSQRLIKYILTFASSPGNLAVYFPSYQVLESIVREVEVHISKEVFIEPKESSEAGQLLSRFMNLPRTGRSGILFAVCGGKFSEGLDYRGDMLTGAMVIGLPLAPWNRVRQMIMDYYTQRYGEEGKFLAYTLPALNKVQQALGRVLRTPEDRGVLVFGEKRFLEDQIRTRLPGWIQEELVPCSCEEFSKQIRGWK, encoded by the coding sequence ATGACCCAGCTTGACCGGTGGTTTCCGTACCCGGCATACCGACCGGGACAGGAAGATATGCTGAATGAAGCAGCAGCCTGTGCCCGCTCCGGAGGAGTTCTCCTGATTGATGCACCAACCGGTTCAGGTAAGTCAAGCGTTGTTTCTTCCCTCCTTGCAGAGAGGGGAGATCGGCTGGTCGTCGTTGCCGTGCGGACCATCTCGCAGATGACAACCTATATCAGGGAACTGGATCTGATTCGCAGAAAACAGCCCGGACTAAAATATTCATACCTTGTTGGGAAAGGGTCGCTCTGTCCTCTTGGCGGGGTCGGTGATATATACCGGAAATGCGAGGCTGTCAAAGCATTCTCAACCTCGCTCATCAAAGAACGGGCAGACCGGGGCGCAATGGATCCATCAAAAGATCCCTATATTCTTCAGCAGATCAAGAAGAACGATCCTGACCATCCCCTTCTATGTCCGTTTTTCATCAGGAGTAAGACTGCAGTCTACTCTGAAAAGAGTGGAAACATAAAGATAATCCCGTCTGAATCGTGTCGTCGCAAAGCTGAGATCATCTCATCGAAAGGAGTTGAGCCCGGATGCATCGGAGATCTCTGCGAAGGTCTCTGCCCGTATGAGGTGATGGTGCAGGCATCGCAGCATGTTGATCTCCTGGTACTCAACTATCATCATCTCTTTGATGACCAGATCAGGGAACAACTCTACCTGAACCTTCAGCGTGAGCCCGCTGAAATCATGCTCCTCATTGATGAGGCTCACAACTGTGGTGACGTGATGCAGGATATCCTCTCAGTGTCAGTTGATCAGCAGGCGCTGGAGGCTGCTGAACGGGAGATCGGCACCCTGAAGAAGGAGATGAAAAACCTTGAGGCAATTCGGCACCTGATTCCACAGGTGAACCGGTTTATCGACGGACTCAAACGTTCGATGGAGGCTGAAGACTGGTTTGACCCTGCCATATTTTCCAGAATGGTCCTGAGGGAGTCCTTTTACAACAGCTTAGAAGAGGTCGTGGATCAGTTGATGGAGGTATCTGATGTCGTGAAAGAGGCGAGTACCAAGAAGGGTGATTACAAGGCGACAGGCATTGAGCGGCTTACTATGTTTCTCTCCCGTCTCACTCTCTCGCTTCGCAACCCGTCATACCTTACAGTGTACCAGAAAGAACAGGGAAAGATCATACTCAAAGCTCAGAATATTGATCCTGCTCCCGCCCTATCTGCACTTGCGAAAGAGCATTCATGTATGATCCTCATCTCCGGCACCCTTACCCCTTTGTCCAGTTACCAGCAACTCTATTTCCGGACCCTGACAGATAACGTTCCTGTCCAAAGATTTCAGTTGCCCAACTCGTTCCCAAAGAAAAACCGTCTCATCCTTGGTGCTAATGATATCACGTCTGCCTTTTCAATGAGGCAGAACAAGGAACATTCACAGAGGCTTATCAAATATATTCTAACATTTGCATCAAGTCCAGGAAACCTTGCCGTCTATTTCCCGTCATACCAGGTTCTGGAGTCCATCGTCAGGGAGGTTGAGGTTCATATCAGTAAAGAAGTTTTTATTGAACCGAAAGAGAGTTCTGAAGCCGGACAACTCCTGTCACGATTCATGAATCTTCCCAGAACGGGACGCTCTGGTATTCTGTTTGCAGTCTGCGGTGGCAAGTTTTCTGAAGGTCTGGACTATCGTGGTGATATGCTTACGGGCGCCATGGTGATTGGTCTTCCTCTTGCACCCTGGAACCGGGTCAGGCAGATGATCATGGATTATTACACGCAGCGATATGGGGAAGAAGGAAAATTTCTCGCTTATACATTACCTGCTCTCAACAAAGTACAACAAGCTCTCGGGAGGGTACTCCGGACTCCTGAAGACCGGGGTGTGCTTGTGTTTGGAGAGAAACGGTTTCTGGAGGATCAGATCCGTACCCGTCTGCCTGGATGGATCCAGGAAGAACTCGTCCCCTGCTCATGTGAAGAGTTCTCAAAACAGATCAGGGGGTGGAAGTGA
- a CDS encoding molybdenum cofactor guanylyltransferase gives MNSSVARTGLILLGGMATRAGGRAKYLFEYEGETFLHRQIRVLNSVTDEIILSCRDEEQAREVTASYPYPCVIDTEKGTGPVEGIRSSLSHARGELIIVVACDMPVISAAVIEDLFVRIGDADVAIPEWESGHLEPLHAVYRREALVWFFSHHTARKIRDITDHLSRQIVPVSEIRMIDPELKTFTNINDLQEFSSLLK, from the coding sequence GTGAATAGTTCAGTAGCACGAACTGGTCTCATCCTGCTTGGTGGCATGGCAACCCGTGCCGGAGGAAGGGCTAAGTATCTCTTTGAGTATGAAGGAGAGACTTTTTTACACAGGCAGATCCGTGTCCTGAACTCTGTCACCGATGAGATCATCCTGAGTTGTCGTGATGAAGAACAGGCCCGGGAGGTTACCGCTTCATATCCATATCCCTGTGTTATTGACACCGAAAAGGGAACAGGGCCGGTGGAGGGGATAAGGAGTAGCCTTTCCCATGCCAGAGGTGAGCTGATCATCGTTGTCGCCTGTGACATGCCGGTTATTTCGGCTGCGGTGATAGAAGATCTCTTTGTCCGCATTGGGGATGCCGATGTAGCCATCCCTGAATGGGAGAGCGGGCACCTCGAACCTCTTCATGCCGTCTACAGGAGAGAGGCACTGGTCTGGTTCTTTTCGCATCATACTGCCAGGAAGATCAGGGATATTACCGACCACCTCTCAAGGCAGATTGTTCCTGTCTCTGAGATCAGAATGATCGATCCTGAACTGAAGACCTTCACTAACATCAATGATCTGCAGGAGTTCAGTTCACTCCTGAAATAA
- a CDS encoding TIGR04083 family peptide-modifying radical SAM enzyme, producing the protein MKTPFHIMIIPTLGCPSQCHYCWSSEEGSPVMNLDTVRATVSWLSGFRDDPLTVTFHGGEPLLAGPDFFRSALPMLAEGLEKNTPAFAIQTNLWRMTDEIAEIFASYHIPIGSSIDGPEMLTDSQRGEGYYQKTMAGYEIARAHGLDVRFICTFTNRSVKEKDAIVRFFKEKGFTMKLHPALPSLRSEEPEQWALPPEEYGSLLVYLLDQALEYQGDLEIMNINDLCRCVFTRHGTVCTYADCMANTFAIGPDGSIYPCYRFVGMEQWVMGSVYDRPGVEDLSQSEAWKKMHEFKSYVDQVCGSCRHISYCRGGCPYNAIAPDQGRLSGVDPHCTAYKKIFDEISDRMNEEMFAAPPAFMSPFSPSQKKEMKPGIMSLIHRIVMQ; encoded by the coding sequence ATGAAGACCCCGTTCCACATCATGATCATCCCGACCCTTGGATGCCCTTCGCAGTGTCATTACTGCTGGAGCTCTGAGGAGGGATCACCGGTCATGAATCTGGACACGGTAAGGGCAACCGTCTCGTGGCTTTCAGGATTTCGCGATGATCCGCTTACTGTCACATTCCACGGTGGAGAGCCGCTTCTCGCAGGACCGGACTTCTTCAGATCTGCCCTCCCTATGCTGGCAGAAGGACTGGAAAAGAACACCCCGGCATTTGCTATTCAGACCAACCTGTGGAGAATGACCGATGAGATAGCAGAGATATTTGCTTCATACCACATCCCGATCGGATCAAGTATCGATGGTCCCGAGATGCTGACCGACTCACAGCGGGGAGAAGGGTATTACCAGAAGACGATGGCGGGGTACGAGATAGCCAGGGCACACGGGCTCGATGTCAGGTTCATCTGCACCTTTACCAACCGGTCGGTGAAGGAGAAGGATGCAATCGTCAGGTTCTTTAAAGAGAAGGGTTTCACCATGAAACTTCATCCAGCCCTTCCGTCACTTCGCAGTGAGGAACCTGAACAGTGGGCTCTTCCCCCGGAAGAATACGGATCACTGCTCGTCTACCTGCTCGATCAGGCTCTTGAATATCAGGGTGACCTTGAGATCATGAATATCAATGATCTCTGCCGGTGTGTCTTTACAAGGCATGGGACTGTCTGCACCTATGCCGACTGTATGGCAAACACCTTTGCTATCGGACCTGACGGGAGTATTTACCCCTGTTACCGGTTTGTCGGGATGGAACAATGGGTGATGGGATCTGTCTATGACAGACCGGGTGTCGAAGATCTCTCACAGAGCGAGGCCTGGAAGAAGATGCATGAGTTCAAGTCGTATGTTGATCAGGTATGCGGGTCCTGCCGGCACATATCCTATTGTCGTGGAGGGTGCCCTTACAACGCCATTGCACCTGACCAGGGGCGGTTGTCAGGAGTTGATCCACATTGCACTGCATACAAGAAGATCTTTGACGAGATCTCTGACCGCATGAACGAGGAGATGTTTGCTGCTCCTCCTGCTTTCATGAGTCCTTTTTCACCATCGCAGAAAAAAGAGATGAAACCAGGAATTATGTCCCTTATTCACCGGATTGTAATGCAGTAG
- a CDS encoding bacteriohemerythrin, which translates to MKWSDDLSVQVAEIDQQHQRLIDLINKLHEAMLAKQGKQVVSQIIDELAAYTVYHFQTEEKYMQQFKYTNYLAHKKEHEGFVQEVDKFQKEFEAGKLGLSLEIMTFLRDWVTKHIKGTDKQYTAVFKENGL; encoded by the coding sequence ATGAAATGGTCTGATGATCTGAGTGTGCAGGTTGCTGAGATCGATCAGCAGCATCAGCGTCTCATCGACCTTATCAATAAACTTCATGAAGCAATGCTTGCAAAACAGGGAAAGCAGGTCGTATCACAGATCATCGACGAACTGGCCGCATATACCGTCTACCACTTCCAGACAGAGGAGAAGTACATGCAGCAGTTTAAGTACACTAATTACCTGGCTCACAAGAAAGAGCATGAAGGTTTCGTTCAGGAGGTTGATAAGTTTCAGAAGGAGTTCGAGGCCGGAAAACTCGGACTCTCCCTTGAGATCATGACCTTTTTACGTGACTGGGTTACAAAACATATCAAGGGAACAGACAAGCAGTACACAGCCGTTTTTAAAGAAAACGGCCTGTAA